Within the Gloeobacter kilaueensis JS1 genome, the region CCTCGAAGTACCAGAGCGTTGCATCGGCGGTGTTGTACTCGCCCTCGGCGGGCGGTGAGCTGTCGTCTAAGAAGCGATTGGGCAACATCCCCCGATCGACGAAGCGGGCAAAAGTGCGCAGGATCGAGCGGGCGACGGCGGGCCTGCCGGTCGAAAGTGTCAGGCCCGGCAGGGCAATCATCGTGTCGCGGCCCCAGTCGCCAAACCAGTGGTAACCGGCCAGGATCGTCTTTCCCTCAGGCTGGTCCGGCAGTGGCCGATCGACGATGAACTGATCGGCGGCGAGGACGAGCTGGCGCACCCAGACCGGGGCAGTCTTCCCAACAGGATGGGCGGCCTCGAAGGCGGCGAGCAACTGCGCCTCGTGGGCCTGGCGTTGCAGGAGCGCGTCCGTACCGCACGGGTGGGGTTCGGCTGTGAGGCTGGCGCTGAAGGTGAGGGATTCGCCCACCGCCAGAGTTGCTTCAAAGCTCGCGGCGTGCAGGTGATCGTCGAGCGGCTCCAGGCCGCGCTCCTTTTCGGCAGCGAGATAAAATCCCCGGTTCCAGACTCCAGAAATGTCTACCTCGCCCCGGTCGCAGCGCAGGTAGAAGGGCTGGGCCGCCGCAAAAGCGGTCACCTTTACCCCGCCCTGGCTGGGCTCGATCGCCATCTGCCAGTTGTTTGCCTGGGTGCGGCTATGAAAGTCGCGGTAGTTGACCAGAGCCCGCAGCGAGAGTGAGAGAGGACCAGCGGTGGCGCGCAGGAGCGTGTAGCGCACGAAGGTCGTATCGGAGCCGGGCGGCATCCAGATTCGCTTTTCGATGAGCGCGTCGGCAAGGGCGAACTGCCAGACCGGCACCGTCCCTTCGAGGCGGAACTGTTCGATAAAGATCTGGCCCTCCGGCTGGAGGCTGCCGTCCGCCCAGCGGTTGGCAAAGAGCGGAAAGTCAGCCCCGTCGTAGCGGCAGGTCGCATCCAGCTTGGCCAGAAGCACTGTCCGACCCAGGGGCGGCGACCGAGCGGCGACCAGCAGGCCGTGGTAGCTGCGGGTGAGCACACCGGCCACCGTGCCCGAGGCGTAGCTGCCCGTGCCCCCCGTCACCAGCCATTCGCGGCAGCTGGCGCTTTCGATCGTTCGACAAATTTCTCGCCCCAGCCGCATCGCCATCGCCCAGCTCTTCTTACTTTATTTATCCGGATCCGAGATTCGAGCGGATGTACTGGCAGATTGTCATCCACCGAACGTGTATACCGGTGCGTGCAAAGATATGCTTGAGCGAATTCCGCGCCGACCTGCCGCAACGTCTTTGATTTGATTCTTTCGGCATCGCCATGAAAAGTCCGATCGATCAGCTGATCGCCGGTGCCCTGCGCTCGCGCTACCTGACGCTCGCCATCGCTGCTGCCGTGCTGGCAATTGGGGTAGTGGCCTGGCGGCTGTTGCCCCTCGAAGCCTATCCGGAACTGGCCGACCCGCAGGTGCGGGTGATCACGCTCTATCCGGGCAAGGGGGCCGAAGAAGTTGAGCGGCTCGTGACGGTGCCCCTCGAAAAAGAACTGAACGGCATCCCCAACCAGACGGCTCTAAGATCGATCTCGCTCTATGGCCTGTCGGTGGTGACCACGGTCTTCAAGGACGGCACGCCCACCAACGTCGTGCGCCAGCAGGTGCTGGAGCGCATCGCCGGAGCGGATCTGCCCGACGATGCCCGGCCAGGTCTGGAGGCGGACGTGGGTTCGCTCAGGGAAATCTACCGCTACACCCTCCAGAGCCGCTACTACACGCCGATGGGCCTGCGGGCGATCCAGGAGTGGGAACTCGAAAAA harbors:
- a CDS encoding amylo-alpha-1,6-glucosidase, producing the protein MAMRLGREICRTIESASCREWLVTGGTGSYASGTVAGVLTRSYHGLLVAARSPPLGRTVLLAKLDATCRYDGADFPLFANRWADGSLQPEGQIFIEQFRLEGTVPVWQFALADALIEKRIWMPPGSDTTFVRYTLLRATAGPLSLSLRALVNYRDFHSRTQANNWQMAIEPSQGGVKVTAFAAAQPFYLRCDRGEVDISGVWNRGFYLAAEKERGLEPLDDHLHAASFEATLAVGESLTFSASLTAEPHPCGTDALLQRQAHEAQLLAAFEAAHPVGKTAPVWVRQLVLAADQFIVDRPLPDQPEGKTILAGYHWFGDWGRDTMIALPGLTLSTGRPAVARSILRTFARFVDRGMLPNRFLDDSSPPAEGEYNTADATLWYFEALQQYFEATGDLPLLSELFPVLKQIIDWHERGTRYGICLDPTDGLLFAGVPGVQLTWMDAKVGDWVVTPRTGKPVEINALWYSALRTMADFARQLSQPGGGYEALAERTLDGFQRFWNAERGYCFDVLDGPDGNDPALRPNQLFAVSLSQVLLTPEQQRRVVDTCARALLASSGLRSLAPDEPGYIGHYRGDQRSRDSAYHQGTAWAWLLGPFALAHRRVYGDPLLALSFLDPIARHLLDAGLGSVSEIFEGKPPFIPRGCIAQAWSVAEVLRAWLALQS